The genome window TTACCGATGGTATAAAGCCCGTTTTCAAGTCGGATGACTTCTGTCTTTATCAAGAAGACTGTTTAAAAGTGATGGCAAAATTCCCTGATAATTATGTAGATATGATTTTTGCAGATCCACCTTATAATTTGTCTAATGATGGGGTTACTTGTTACGCCGGCAAAATGGTGAGTGTGAATAAAGGAAAATGGGATAAGAGCAAAGGATTTGAAGCAGATCTAGAATTTCACGAAACTTGGATTTCTGAGTGTAGAAGAATTTTAAAACCTGAAGGGACAATTTGGATTACGGGAACACAACACAATATTTATCAATGCGGTTTTATTCTGCAAAAATTAAATTTCCACATACTTAATGATATTGCTTGGTTTAAACCAAACGCTGCACCGAATTTAGCTTGCACAACTTTCGCTCACAGCCACGAAACATTATTGTGGGCACGCAAAGACAAAAAAACACGGAATACTTTCAACTATAAATTAATGAAGGGCGGGAAATTTCCAGAGGACAAAATGAAAGTTCCCGATAAACAAATGCGTTCTGTTTGGTCAATTCCGACACCGACACAAGAAGAAAAGGAATTTGGGAAACATCCGACACAAAAACCAATTGCACTG of Bacteroidota bacterium contains these proteins:
- a CDS encoding site-specific DNA-methyltransferase, whose protein sequence is MAKFPDNYVDMIFADPPYNLSNDGVTCYAGKMVSVNKGKWDKSKGFEADLEFHETWISECRRILKPEGTIWITGTQHNIYQCGFILQKLNFHILNDIAWFKPNAAPNLACTTFAHSHETLLWARKDKKTRNTFNYKLMKGGKFPEDKMKVPDKQMRSVWSIPTPTQEEKEFGKHPTQKPIALLKRIIFASTKENDIVLDPFNGGGTTGIACKVIGNRKYIGIDISEEYINQTIKRFKKLSNQLSLL